The DNA window CAAGCAGATCGAGAAACTCTAGCGCAGACTCGGTCAGCTTCCAGTCCTCGAGAAAACGAAAAATCCACAACACTTGAAAGCAGATCAAAGAACCACTGCTTCCACAACTTaaatcaaacaaaagaaaaatccaACACAAAGAATCACTGAATCAATCCAATCCCAAAAAAATCACCAAATCTGACACACAACTCCCTGAATCCCTTCAAGTATTCTTCACAAACCAGAGATCTGCAGGGGGAAAAAAAGATTGGTCTCCGTATTTTCACCAGCACAAATTTCCctcgaacaaaaaaaaaaagaaatcggAAGAAAATAATAGCAAGAGAGAAAGggttaattaatataaattaaaacttAAATAAACCCTTCGTTTCATCGCTAAGTTGAGCTAACgtgatttcttcttcttcttccctttttcccttttttttcttttcctatTCTTAACTTATTCTATCCCACGTTGTTCGAAGATTTGGTCTCTGTCTGAGCGAAGTAATCGTCAGTTGATTAAGAGCTAAAACGTTTCTTTAATGAATTGAATTCCATAAATGCCCTTCCTAGATCCGCGTTATTGCAAACCCAAGCCCCCCGACAGATGCGTTACGCGTACAAATGTGGGCCCCGCTTTTTTTAAATGCCCAAGCGGTTAgataaagtaataatattttttttcggtttgataaaataataattttttttgttggaaAAACCCAATTAAATACAATAGGCGGGGCCGAAAGTTTTAGCTCCAAATTTTTTAAGTTTAAACGAGATTAGTATAGACTTAAGcgtgaaaaaacatttttttatttttagtgtgattgtaattatctcaaaccaataaatagataaaataatacataaatatgataaatttaagtctgatagattaattttcatattataaaaatataaaaatctcaaaattacaatctttatttgtttttgcaactaAATTACATTAAAAATTGTTAAATATTTGATAATTATCACACgtttaatcataattaaaattaaaaaataaacatctaaattataaacctaatttttttattttaaaataaaaagatataccttcaaattttaaaaaataaattaaaaaataaacatatgtGATTAATTGTGTTTAAACACGCTTAATGAAACACCTTAATTATGCTTAATTCGATCAAACTACAATTTGATcgtttttttccattttttgtCGAGCTTTAAACTTAAGCGCGTAGAACTTAAGCGTGCTTTTTAGAACACTGTTTTTAAGGATCTTTCATTACCTTAATTTATTTTACATTCACTGTTAGACTTTTTCTCTTACATAAATATAATTAGtaaatcatatttttgttgcccatatattatataaatataattctaTGCATATTATTACTGTTATTATTTTTCTTCAGTTATATTCatgtaattttaaattaatatttattgaatgagttttaatcaattataatttaattaattaaaaatataaaatagaaCTTTATATACTATTCAATATTGTTTAGCTACCATATCGATATAAAATTGTTAATATTTTAAACCTAAAATATTGTTATTAGTCAGTATTACAATAATATATTTAACTTTGATGATAGCAAAATAGATAGGCAGTGTTTCTAAAAGCTTATTTTAAGTATTTTTCAGACATTTCATTGGACAAAACACTTAAAATTAACTCATGTAAATACCACTAAATATAtttctaatatattttatacAGTGTTGAAGCGGAGTGACAAGATTGCAACAGACACTGCGTACACTTGCGTGAGTTAATTCTGTTGCGAGAGTACTCTTGTGCTATTTAActattcttatttattttacatGTTGGGTACACACGAAAATGAATAACTATTGAATATAACGGAGGGTGATCCAAATTAAAAGTTTTTTTAGACTGTTTCACGAATATTTATATGTGACACAGATTAATCACCGCCGCAACCGGCGGAGAAAAAGTGCAAGATATGGATCTGCTGAATGCTGAGTGAGCCTCCTTATATATAAAACCTCTGGGCCTATTTCAAGACATTATCAATTAGGAACGAAACAGCCCAGATGATAGGCATTTCTTGCGCAACATTTTCCCATCTTTGACCATCAAATACAATTCAAATCAAGAGAAGGAAGATCAActattgaaattaaattaattatgcatATGCAAATACCGAAACTCCAAATTACACCCACCGAGTCACTACGTTAATGAATCCCAAGATCGACAAAATGAGTAGCCATTGGCCACCGTATATCTCCGCTCGCTCTCCTCTCCCAAAGGAAATTGCCACAATTTCAGATACCTAAAACTACATTGAAAAACCAGTTATCTTTAAACACCCTCAGTGGCGTCCCAGTTCTGTACATCTTACAACACACTAAAACGAAGCTTCATATCCGATGCTAGTACCACCGTTCCAACCACGTTTCGGGAGCAACCCGTGTTCACTCATACTCCCTTGTAACCTGTAGAATGCTCGTTTACTCCTTATAGTCCTAAGAGGACCTGATCGGTTCCCGTGCTTTATCGGCAAGGCAACCCCACCCTCTAAACCTGATATGGAAAACGGTCTGTTTTCCATGTCTTCCAGAGGGCCGGAACTGTATTCCATTGTGATGAAAGATGAAGCTTGGCCATATGTCAGACGAGGGGTTATGCCACCAGCATTCCACCAGCTGCTATCCGAGGGGGCAAAGTCACCTCTGAAGTCTGAATCACGAGCAGAGGATTCTTTCTGGCTACAAGCATCTCCACACGTCTCATCCATGTCATTATAGATAAGTTTGAGTGCCTGGACTACTTCTCCCATAAATGGCCGATTAGTTACCTCTGGGTGGACACACATGGAAGCAATGGCTGCTACCTTTGCCATGTCGTCAAAATCATAGCTCCCAGCCAAGGAAGGATCCACCAGTTGCTCTAAGCCTTCTCGATTGGTTAGCATAGGTCGTGCCCATGTCACAAGATTTTCTTGTCCAGGAGGTTGAGACATGTCCACAGGTTTCCTACCAGAGAGTAACTCTAAAAGCACAACCCCATAACTGTAAACATCACTTTTGACCAGCAAATGTCCCGTCATTGCATATTCAGGAGCAACGTACCTGCAAATAAAATGTCAAGACCAAAGGAGAGGCAGCAAATAAATAAATCTGGACAGCTATTTTCTTGTAGTAAAAATCTGGTTTCTATTCTGGAATTGTATGTTTGATGTTAATCTTTTGAAACCCTTCAATCTATGTGCCATATGTTGCTTATCATTAAATATCAATCAAAAATTGGTTTGAAATTTGATGGTTCTAAACCTTGTTTTGGACAACATAAAGAGAACTCGAATTAGACACTTTGGCAAAGGAACATACCCAAAAGTTCCCATGACCCGAGTAGAAATGTGATGACTTCCCTCTGTTGCTTCCCGCGCCAAACCAAAATCTGACACCTTGGGGGTAAAGTCATCCTCTAGTAGAACATTACTAGCTTTGAAGTCTCGATGAATGACACGAGGATTTGAGTCTTCGTGAAGGTAAGCCAGCCCTCTTGCTGCACCAAGAGCAATCTTTAACCGTGCATCCCAATCTAGAGGTCCCTTGTTAGTTCCAGCAGCTGAAACAACAGGCACATGATTGAGTCTAAAAAGGTTGCCAGATGCTGCTATGCTTCTCTACCAGGTATCAATAAGACAGAAAAGAATAGCTTACTCATTTTTCCAGCTCTTCTCCTAATCACAATGAAAAGAGAATATGTTGAATCAGAGGAAGAAAGAAAAAAGTATACCATGTAAGTGAGACTCGACACTGCCATTTGGAATTAACTCATAGACTAAACAGCGTGTGCGTTCTTCAATGCAGATACCAATTAATTTCACAAGGTTGCGGTGATGCAACCTGCTTAGCATTTCAATTTCAGCAATGAATTCACGGTCTCCATTTTGATTGTCCCTTGTTAGTAATTTCACGGCTACTTGAGTTCCATCTTCCATGATCCCGTGATACACACGCCCAAATCCTCCTTCACCCAACACCTTTTTTGGGCTGAATTTTTCTGTGGCTTTCTCAAGCTCCGCTAGAGTAAATGTTTTGACGGAAAGCACAGCTGTGGGCATGGCAGAAGCCAGAGAAACTGAAGTCGAACTGGCCGGGCTACTTGATAGCATCGATCCTATTCCTGCAACATAGAAAATGAATATAATTGATGGTATTAAAAACCTCTAAACAGGCTGACAATCGTCATATTCCAACATCGCATAACCATCAACCATCAAATAAATACATCCAAGTTCTGTGGGAAATCAAAAGTGGTCGCAAACCCCGATATCGGTCACACATTATCATAGGTGATGAAACTAATGGGTTGCTTGGCTTTGTTTTGAGAGTTTTTGGAGGAGAGGCTTGGAGAATTTTTTTTGAGAATACATTTTGGGGGAATAAATTGTATGTTTGGTTTTATTTGGGGAAATAGAATTGTTACTAAAGATAAAAAATCATGCCAGAAATTGATTGACAACATAATTTTAAagtgttaaatattatatttttgtcTGGTATATAGTATAGTGCAATGATAGGGTATTTTTGGGAAGAGATGGagttcaaattaaaaataataatatggaGATATATAAAGGatgtaaaatatatatttttcaaaaatgaaaatggATGGGATTGTTCCTGTTTTTGGGGAAGGATTTAATGAGATTGTTTTAGTTATGGGGGAAGGAAAATCCTTTCCCCAGAACAAAAACAAACAAGGCGTAGCTTCTCCCCCGTATAACTAGTCAACCTCCAATTTTTACTCCAAAAACTGCCCCCACATAGGTATGTTTTTCTAGACAAGTCAAACCACATACATAGCCTGGATGCTTACCAGAtcgtttgtttatagatggtgcGAATCCTGGACCAACAGCATTGGATGGTCTTCTGGCCTTTTTGCACTTTAAAAGAACAACCACCACAGCACAACAAACAACCAGAAGTACAAATGCGGACAAACCAATAACAAAGATTATTGGAGGACTCATTTTCTGATTTTTACTGGCAAAATCAGCGGAAATAGGGTATTGCTGATTTCCAACACTTCCAGTGGGACCTTCACCAGATAAAATGccagatgaagaagaagaagggaGACCTGCACAAAGTATCTTTATCATTAATTGAAGAAATCAATTAGTGCTCAGCAGATATAGAATAAGTTCCAAATTACCTGGATAAGCAACGTACAGTACATCATAATCACCAAAAAGTGTCCTATTCAGAGGCACTTTCTTGTGCAAGAATCTCTGATAGGTCAGGATGGCAGTTGTATTATCAAACTTCTCTCCCAGCGGAACTAAATTAATATCAACCACTGTTCTTTCTTGATTTTGACTATCAGCGCTGGCACCAATTATGGTGACTTGACTTTGTTTAAGGTAAGTACCTGCTGCAACCTCTATCTCTAGCTCTGTGACCTCCGGAAAGATAGCATAGAGGGATACACTAAGCAGAAGTCTGACTTTCATTGGAAATACACAAGCACATGGTGAACCAAATGGAGCTGAAGCAAGTGGCTCTGCGCAAGTTTGACCACAACCTGCTAGATAAATTATCAAATGCATCTTGTCATGACAAACACCAAAGAAAAGATCATGACAGTAAAAAAGGGGAAAAAATAGTAGCAGAATTGCACATTGAGTGTGCCAATAATCTCTATAGAAAGAGACCATGGCATATAATGGCGCAACACCATGAAGCATCAACTTAAGCAAGTTGAGGTGAATACTGACCAGAAAAAACATTTTCCGCAAATTATCCATTAATGAACTTGTTCAGAGATTATGAACAAGAGATTATGAACAAGAAATGTGTGACCAGAAGATCAACGAGAAGAAAACCGACATTTAGCATTCGCTAAGCCCTTGGGTATACAAGCAAAAGTACAAATATGACATTCATTGAGGTTTCACCCTCTGACAAACCAATTATTTCACGAGTTGCGTTTCAGTTCTTTTATATTGATTAAACTGATATATGATTAAAGCTTATGTGATGAAATTCTAAGGATACTGAGCCTGGCTCAGCCCTTTGTAACACGTGGATTCACTAGATTTCTACTGAGTTGCTATTTTTTTCAACATTTTCAAGCTTGTGCAATCTAGTAGAAATGTTAGAACATCCTTTTTAACACTTCTACATATTAGGTAAGTTGGTCAGCATTTAGTTCGTATTAAAAGGTTTACTAATAGGATGAAAAGTACAACATCGTACATGATGAGTGAGGCTAGAATCACCAATAGAGATCTGCAAGTAGGAAAGTTGGTTGCCTACAGTGCGCAGAACTACTATTTCAACCagtaaatcataaaaaaaaataagtatTCATCATTTGATGTGAGAGTATTCAACGACTAAACTTATCAAGCTCTTACACAACTAGAGCGTTATTTTTCCTTTCCCTCTTGAACATAGGTTCAAGAAACCTCAAAAGCCAAGTCTTCATGTAATAACTAGATAAGAGATAGATGAAAAGATTACCTGGGGAAGTTGAAGGAGAGGGAGAAATGGCACGACTTTTAGCTCCATGATGATGGTTGTGATGTCTCGGCGAACTACCAGCAGGACTTGCGCGGGGGCCTAAAACAGAATTTTACatcaaaaatatctcaaaaaaattatacaagAATCAAGATGTTAAGAATCATCATTACCGTGAGAGAGAGGAGATAAGACTGGTGCAGCTGCCGGATGCCTAAAATGGCGCCTTCGGACAGCAATAAATGGAGCAAATGAAGCACTTAATGACGCTGCAGTCGCTAAAAATAAAGAATGGCTAAAACTCGTCATTAAAAAGAAACTATCCCAAAAAGGGAACAAAATTAGAAGTGGCATTTTCCTTTACATTCTAACAAAAAGAGTTCATTAACTTACCATGTTCTTGAAAATTCTTCCCCACAAATGATGGTAAGGCTGGCAGTATCGAAGGAGACAAGTAAATGGGCTGCGAAGGAATCCCTAAACAACAGAAAAAATTTCAATCCAAAATTCTTAcgagaaaaatgaaaaaaattaaaacagaaGATGAGTTGGACACATTGCAAAATTCTCATCTTGaagttttgttattattttatgttatatatagTTAAAATTAAGGGCAAACAACATACAGTGTCAGTGACAGCATGCATGGTATCTTTTCTAAGCAAGCCTGGCTCTTAAGAAGAACCCAAATTAGCAGTAAAAACCTTCGAAAGCAGAAAAATGAAATGATCTACAGACAAGAAAAAATTCACCATTAGCTACATGCGAACTATCCAACCCAGCACGAAGCAACAAACAAACTTACGTTTTAGCATAACCCACGTGATAGTACTATACTCCCCTTCACGATTCTAAAAAATTCTAGTCGGAGTATATTCGCATCAATTTACCGGTAGAAATAAAATGGTTAAGAGTACTTGAGAGAATACACAGACAGGTAACTTTGCTCGAGAGCCTCTCACATACACCGCCTCGCACGTATAAACAAACACATATGCTTTACGAGACAATTAACTCCAACTGCATAAAATTAACAGAAGCAGGCAGAAATTACCGAAACTAGTATGAAGCAGAGCAAGCAAGGGCAACAGAAAGAGGAGCATCTTCTCTTTCCAAAATGCAACTGACGAGCATTGTTCTCAAACAAAAACGACACCACCTAGCACACGCCTGAGCTTTCCCGCGACACAGTAAACCCCTCCCCACCGACAAACACTTGCATTCACTTCTCCCCGGAAATTCAAACCCCGCATATCTATTTCCACACACTAACCCAACTCACTGCTCGATTAAACTGAAGTATGGTCCAAAACCCTAGCTCAAAACAGCAATGCAGGTAGTTTCAACGAATAACTCGCAGATCCACGAGCTCCAGCGAAGATCTAAACAAACTTTCAAACATTAGAAGCGTAGGGAACTTGAGAATGCGAGGTGTATCACACGAGAAGTGGATCTTGGAAAAAGCAAGGGTAAAAAAAAGCGAAGATCTTGAGGTGAAGCTTTTGAGAAAGACTGTAGAGAGAGAAATACAAGCGGAGTTTTGAGTGAAAGGGAGGGAAGAGAGAGATGGAACGGGGTGGTGGGGAGCTTTTAATGCCGGTGGAGCCACCAGCAAGTCTGTCTTACGGGTGAAATCTGAGTGTCTGTTCCACGCCCCAACGGTGCGCGTTATGGTTACGGACCAATTGCGATAAAACAAAGCCTCCTTTATAATCGGTTCATGTAGTATATTTGACTCTTGTTTGGCTTCATATTAGAATTTTCTTAGGTTGAAGAGTGTGTGTAAGAATGTATTtggcattttttttttgttaattgatTCATATTTAGTCTTGGAttattatatcataaaaattaatGACGTTGAGATTTAGAAATAATTTGTAGTTAGGGATTTCGATGAGATAATTATGTGGAGTGATGATATGAAACATGAAAAAACTGCGTAATTTATAATTAGTCAATTCCGACTAAGATAGTCGTATGTTTAACgagtattttgaaaaaaatatcaatgaattatttttaaaaaaaaaaacctattgTAATTAGTAATTTGAATTGAATTTTATCTTATTATGCTATTAGTAATTTGATTTGAACTTTGTTTTAGAACTTTTTATgtaatatcttattaaatatattattatttattaaatttctaTAATAAAGTCAAAAGATTTGTGGTCGTGGtctattttttaattatattatatattaaaaagtgtcaatttttttattacaaaataCATGTAACATAGTCTATAGAATAGAAGTTctcatttcattttaaaaaaatttcataatttcaaaattacAGTTTATTTCCTTATTATTTTCCACAACTACGGTATGAatctaatttaaatataaaccaaattaatcatagaaaaaaatttagtagAGGCCATTAAGACGGTGTCTGAGTCAGTGGAATAGATGGATGTTTGGAAAGTATTCAGGAGTTCGATTTCTTCTGTTAACACCTTCTCGGTCGAGATTGTCGTACATGTCTTGCTCGGTGAGGTTTACCTGGTTAGCATGATTTGTAGACTATTACGTTTATATGAATGTTTACCCAATATGCAAGCTATGTCAAATAATGTTAAGCTTAATTTGTGTTAATAGATAAGAGCCGACTCAAAGATGCTACATCTATTTGATATGTCGTATGGATATGTTTAAGATATAAGACACTTGTTTGTTCTGTCGGGGATGCATCGTCAGACTTAGAATCGACTATTGCTACTGATTGTCGTGGTATAGTCATTGTGATCAGTGCATCAGTCTCTTGAGTAGATTTTGAAGTTATTTCAGAAGTAATCATATTGTCCATAGTCTGCAGCATCTCTATTGTTGTAAGCAGTGAAATTTCAGGAATAGCTTCTGAACAGTGCTTGGTCACTGAGTCTTTCTTAAGTCGTTCACTTTGTTGCGGGTGAACCACCTCTTTGAGAATCTGATCAATGGAGTGATCAGATGTTGATTTTTGGTCAGCTTGACTTATCGTTTCTTGTGCTCtatcaaagtgtttgatttgtTCCTCTAGATCCACGTTATCTGAAAGATTGTCATCATGAAGTGCTTCAACAGGTAGAGGCAGTTGAAGCTCTGTTCTCATCAAATTGACTCTCATGGATAGCCCATGTGCATTCATTTCTAACTGACTGATTATTGCAGTCATCATGTGATATTGGGTCTTGAGGATTAAAATTTTGTCTTTTCTTGCTTATTAGAAGCCGTGAACCTCTCTCCCTTATCATCATGGCCAAAAAATTTCTTCGCTTTAGAGCTTCAGGAATGACACGAGTCTCAGTCCATTCCATAATTGGATTTTCTTGAGTTGTCATTTGTTCGAGTTTCTTTAGATTTTTTATCTCTTAATAATGTCCGAAAATTATGTTTTTTGCCCATTTATCAAACTTCTTCAGCCAAATTTGAACTATGTTTCTACTTTTTGCATGGTCAGATTGACATATGTTTGAACAGCTGACAACAGCTTGGGTGGTTCAATAAGAATATCATTTCTTTTTGCTTTAGGGTCAATCTGAGGTAAGCTTGATTCATGATAAGCAATGTTTTTTCAACTATCTTGATGTCTGATAGAACCTTATTGATTGGAACAGCTAGGATTGAAGTAGGTCTGATAGGTTCATTGAAGTGCTTCACAAGTTTTATTTTCTTGGTCGCTACTGAGAATACTTGAGTGAGAGATAGCTTCTCTTGATCAGAATAAGTGTCTTCTAAGTCAGACACCGCAACTTTAAGTTTTCTTTTGACGGGTGTCTTATTGGgtgatttcttcttcttttagTCATCGACTCATTTCTTGACCTTAAACAGGTCATTATATGTGGTGATGGTGTTCTTTGATTTGTAAACATCAATTGACTTTTTGTTGAGCACCTTATAAACTTGAAGATTGGTTGACGGCCCAAGTTGTGCCTGAGTCTTTTCCATCTGTCGACATATTTGAACAACAAAACCTTggtgttgtttgtctggatgaGAGACCATTGTCACTAATATGTTATACATGACAACAAACTAGTTGATTTTATACTTGCAATGATGGCACTCACCATTTCCAATCTTTCCACTGTGAATGCATCGAAGGAACTTGCCTTTGCTGTCAGAGGTTTGGCCACCATGTCATTCAACAGTCTTAATTCAATCttcatttctttcttttctcGAATGATTTGAGATGTTCACCCAATAGAGAAAACTTGACTTTCATTGCTTCAATGGTTGCAGATGGCAATTTGTTGAACTCAGTTATTCCTTCTGTTGGCATATCGAACGTGTCAGTGAACTGTTGCTGGTTAAATGATAATGTTTGATAAACGATAGTACAGACAATAGCTTCATATTCAATTATTGCAGATGCAAAGAACTGAGATGGTCCTTCTTCATACATATGGCTAGAGCAACCAAGAAATCCCTTCAGTCCAGTGGCTTCCAGAGTTTTGAACATGGCAACCATGTCAACATCCATCAATAGATAAACTGCATCGAAGTCGATTTGAAGAGCGTTGCTAACAAATGAAGACATTTTGATTGTTAATGAGAAGTTTTGAGAGAAATACAAGTGTTTGTAAGCTTGATTAGCTCCCCAAgcgcaatggtgagctaagatCGATCAGCCGACCAGATGATAAAGTTCTACTCACTTTCAAGAATCAAATTTCACCGAAATGATAAGTGATTGAAAACTTTATGATTTGACGATTtacgatttatttatgcttacaagttattttaaataaaagtatgattttaatgtatgtgcttgtatatatattatttgttactAATGTTTAGAATGTGTTGAGTCATTAAattcactaggtttgaatgctgcaggtgatgatgttattgagggaggcgctgacgcttgagtggatcaaGTTCAGCAGTACACTAACGAGGGACATTTATTTTCCGTATTAGCTTGATAGTCAAagttttaaaagattttttttaacgatttgattagagatttttatgctttattttaagGATATTTTCGATCTTGTTAAGATGTGTATGATGAATTTTGTTAATGGACGATTTAAggatttttatgcacttgagattttaaatgttaaattatttggatttatgaaaatgttaagttatttttattattaattttcaaaataatgtttaaaaaaattagtaggcttttaaagttaaaaattgGTGGACGTTTCACAAGTCAATCTGTTCTGTTTGAGCAGCTTGGTTCAAGTTTTGctgattgtggggacccggacgctaatcaagttcttaatcataattgggactaattaatcaattaaaaacatggtctaactttttttttttttaaatgcggaacgtagtgaaatcaaactcatatacatatcagtataaaatacaatacaagtcctgtactgcatgcatttaaaataaactaaggtttaacaactaatgtcaagtgttcaaccctatctctaatccaagtccggagcctccactctaatcacgatctctcctcatctcctggaccctggtcctgtcccacctgttgtcatgtacacatacagacaagacaacagccggataattccggtgagaatataatcccagtataaatcaacggaacatgcaatcatataaaacaatataaagcatgtaatcaggtaacagatatatgtatcaaaatctgaaacataatcaatatcaatctgtcgacatgattctataattcagactagactcaatcctagtctagggatcccggtttccagacattggc is part of the Primulina eburnea isolate SZY01 chromosome 1, ASM2296580v1, whole genome shotgun sequence genome and encodes:
- the LOC140830989 gene encoding receptor-like serine/threonine-protein kinase ALE2 isoform X1 is translated as MLLFLLPLLALLHTSFGIPSQPIYLSPSILPALPSFVGKNFQEHATAASLSASFAPFIAVRRRHFRHPAAAPVLSPLSHGPRASPAGSSPRHHNHHHGAKSRAISPSPSTSPAGCGQTCAEPLASAPFGSPCACVFPMKVRLLLSVSLYAIFPEVTELEIEVAAGTYLKQSQVTIIGASADSQNQERTVVDINLVPLGEKFDNTTAILTYQRFLHKKVPLNRTLFGDYDVLYVAYPGLPSSSSSGILSGEGPTGSVGNQQYPISADFASKNQKMSPPIIFVIGLSAFVLLVVCCAVVVVLLKCKKARRPSNAVGPGFAPSINKRSGIGSMLSSSPASSTSVSLASAMPTAVLSVKTFTLAELEKATEKFSPKKVLGEGGFGRVYHGIMEDGTQVAVKLLTRDNQNGDREFIAEIEMLSRLHHRNLVKLIGICIEERTRCLVYELIPNGSVESHLHAAGTNKGPLDWDARLKIALGAARGLAYLHEDSNPRVIHRDFKASNVLLEDDFTPKVSDFGLAREATEGSHHISTRVMGTFGYVAPEYAMTGHLLVKSDVYSYGVVLLELLSGRKPVDMSQPPGQENLVTWARPMLTNREGLEQLVDPSLAGSYDFDDMAKVAAIASMCVHPEVTNRPFMGEVVQALKLIYNDMDETCGDACSQKESSARDSDFRGDFAPSDSSWWNAGGITPRLTYGQASSFITMEYSSGPLEDMENRPFSISGLEGGVALPIKHGNRSGPLRTIRSKRAFYRLQGSMSEHGLLPKRGWNGGTSIGYEASF
- the LOC140830989 gene encoding receptor-like serine/threonine-protein kinase ALE2 isoform X2 gives rise to the protein MLLFLLPLLALLHTSFGIPSQPIYLSPSILPALPSFVGKNFQEHATAASLSASFAPFIAVRRRHFRHPAAAPVLSPLSHGPRASPAGSSPRHHNHHHGAKSRAISPSPSTSPGCGQTCAEPLASAPFGSPCACVFPMKVRLLLSVSLYAIFPEVTELEIEVAAGTYLKQSQVTIIGASADSQNQERTVVDINLVPLGEKFDNTTAILTYQRFLHKKVPLNRTLFGDYDVLYVAYPGLPSSSSSGILSGEGPTGSVGNQQYPISADFASKNQKMSPPIIFVIGLSAFVLLVVCCAVVVVLLKCKKARRPSNAVGPGFAPSINKRSGIGSMLSSSPASSTSVSLASAMPTAVLSVKTFTLAELEKATEKFSPKKVLGEGGFGRVYHGIMEDGTQVAVKLLTRDNQNGDREFIAEIEMLSRLHHRNLVKLIGICIEERTRCLVYELIPNGSVESHLHAAGTNKGPLDWDARLKIALGAARGLAYLHEDSNPRVIHRDFKASNVLLEDDFTPKVSDFGLAREATEGSHHISTRVMGTFGYVAPEYAMTGHLLVKSDVYSYGVVLLELLSGRKPVDMSQPPGQENLVTWARPMLTNREGLEQLVDPSLAGSYDFDDMAKVAAIASMCVHPEVTNRPFMGEVVQALKLIYNDMDETCGDACSQKESSARDSDFRGDFAPSDSSWWNAGGITPRLTYGQASSFITMEYSSGPLEDMENRPFSISGLEGGVALPIKHGNRSGPLRTIRSKRAFYRLQGSMSEHGLLPKRGWNGGTSIGYEASF
- the LOC140830989 gene encoding receptor-like serine/threonine-protein kinase ALE2 isoform X3, which encodes MLLFLLPLLALLHTSFGIPSQPIYLSPSILPALPSFVGKNFQEHASLSASFAPFIAVRRRHFRHPAAAPVLSPLSHGPRASPAGSSPRHHNHHHGAKSRAISPSPSTSPAGCGQTCAEPLASAPFGSPCACVFPMKVRLLLSVSLYAIFPEVTELEIEVAAGTYLKQSQVTIIGASADSQNQERTVVDINLVPLGEKFDNTTAILTYQRFLHKKVPLNRTLFGDYDVLYVAYPGLPSSSSSGILSGEGPTGSVGNQQYPISADFASKNQKMSPPIIFVIGLSAFVLLVVCCAVVVVLLKCKKARRPSNAVGPGFAPSINKRSGIGSMLSSSPASSTSVSLASAMPTAVLSVKTFTLAELEKATEKFSPKKVLGEGGFGRVYHGIMEDGTQVAVKLLTRDNQNGDREFIAEIEMLSRLHHRNLVKLIGICIEERTRCLVYELIPNGSVESHLHAAGTNKGPLDWDARLKIALGAARGLAYLHEDSNPRVIHRDFKASNVLLEDDFTPKVSDFGLAREATEGSHHISTRVMGTFGYVAPEYAMTGHLLVKSDVYSYGVVLLELLSGRKPVDMSQPPGQENLVTWARPMLTNREGLEQLVDPSLAGSYDFDDMAKVAAIASMCVHPEVTNRPFMGEVVQALKLIYNDMDETCGDACSQKESSARDSDFRGDFAPSDSSWWNAGGITPRLTYGQASSFITMEYSSGPLEDMENRPFSISGLEGGVALPIKHGNRSGPLRTIRSKRAFYRLQGSMSEHGLLPKRGWNGGTSIGYEASF